From the Hymenobacter yonginensis genome, one window contains:
- a CDS encoding M16 family metallopeptidase: MIHFEEFTLANGLRCIVHEDHTTPMAVLNVLYNVGARDEDADHTGFAHLFEHLMFSGSVNIPSYDEPLQRVGGENNAFTSPDITNYYLTVPAANLETGFWLESDRMLSLAFSENGLEVQRKVVVEEFKQNYLNQPYGDVWLKLRPLAYQHHPYQWATIGKEISHIENAVMDDVRAFFKKHYAPQNAVLVVAGAVTVAEARRLAEKWFEPIAGGPAYERQLPAEPRQTEPRFLEIAADVPLSALYKVYHMPARSADDYYAVDLLSDLLGRGKSSRLYQQLVKENPLFNSISASVTGSLEPGLLVVSGKLNTGVTLEAADAAVEAVLATLREAPVAADELEKVKNQAEASIVFGEIELLNRAMNLAYSKLMGDANLVNQESARLQAVTPAAVHAAAQEVLRPDNCSTLYYRAQPATETVPATLATADAE, encoded by the coding sequence ATGATTCATTTCGAAGAATTTACGCTGGCCAACGGCCTGCGCTGCATTGTGCACGAAGACCACACCACCCCGATGGCCGTCCTCAATGTGCTCTACAACGTAGGCGCCCGCGACGAGGACGCCGACCATACCGGCTTCGCGCACCTGTTTGAGCACCTAATGTTTTCGGGCTCCGTGAATATCCCAAGCTACGACGAGCCGCTGCAGCGGGTGGGCGGCGAAAACAATGCCTTCACCTCGCCCGACATCACCAACTACTACCTCACCGTGCCCGCCGCCAACCTCGAAACCGGCTTCTGGCTGGAATCCGACCGGATGCTGAGTCTGGCTTTCTCGGAAAACGGGCTGGAGGTGCAGCGCAAAGTAGTAGTGGAAGAGTTCAAGCAGAACTACCTCAACCAGCCTTACGGCGACGTATGGCTGAAGCTGCGCCCCCTGGCCTACCAGCACCACCCCTACCAGTGGGCCACCATCGGCAAGGAAATCAGCCACATCGAAAACGCCGTGATGGACGACGTACGGGCCTTCTTCAAGAAGCACTACGCCCCGCAGAACGCCGTGCTGGTAGTGGCCGGCGCCGTGACGGTGGCCGAGGCGCGCCGCCTGGCCGAAAAGTGGTTTGAGCCCATTGCGGGCGGCCCGGCCTATGAGCGCCAGCTGCCCGCCGAGCCCCGCCAGACCGAGCCCCGCTTCCTAGAAATAGCCGCCGACGTGCCCCTGAGTGCCCTCTACAAAGTGTACCACATGCCCGCCCGCAGCGCCGACGACTACTACGCCGTGGATTTGCTCAGCGACCTGCTGGGCCGCGGTAAGTCCAGCCGCCTGTACCAGCAGCTGGTGAAGGAAAACCCGCTGTTCAACTCCATTTCGGCTTCCGTGACGGGCTCCCTGGAGCCGGGCCTGCTGGTTGTGAGCGGCAAGCTCAACACCGGCGTGACGCTGGAAGCCGCCGATGCCGCTGTGGAAGCCGTGCTGGCCACCCTGCGTGAGGCGCCGGTAGCCGCCGACGAGCTGGAAAAGGTGAAAAACCAGGCCGAAGCCAGCATCGTGTTCGGGGAAATCGAACTGCTCAACCGCGCCATGAACCTGGCCTACAGCAAGCTGATGGGCGACGCCAACCTCGTCAACCAGGAAAGCGCCCGCCTGCAGGCCGTGACGCCAGCCGCCGTGCACGCCGCGGCCCAAGAAGTGCTGCGCCCCGACAACTGCAGCACGCTCTACTACCGCGCCCAGCCGGCCACCGAAACCGTCCCGGCCACCCTGGCCACCGCCGACGCCGAGTAG
- the pheS gene encoding phenylalanine--tRNA ligase subunit alpha, with protein MQENITRLRAEIDAYDLSTPEQLDQFRIAYTGRKGQLADLFDQLKTVPQEQRRAVGQELNQLKQLALARFEGRQQELEAATATAPADPTFDYTLPAVPQALGTRHPLSVVREEIVRILARIGFNVAEGPEIEDDWHNFTALNFPENHPARDMQDTFFVRRTPSEQEWVLRTHTSPVQVRVMQAQKPPIRSIMPGRVYRNEAISARAHMMFHQVEALFVDENVSFADLKQTVYHFVQELFGNDVQVRFRPSFFPFTEPSAEIDITCLICKGKGCNICKGTGWVEIGGCGMVDPAVLEQSGIDPERYSGYAWGMGIERITMLKYQIKDLRLFTENDMRFLRQFESVQ; from the coding sequence ATGCAGGAGAACATCACCCGGCTGCGCGCCGAAATAGACGCGTACGACCTCAGCACCCCCGAGCAGCTCGACCAGTTCCGCATCGCCTACACGGGCCGCAAAGGCCAGCTGGCCGACCTGTTCGATCAGCTGAAAACCGTACCGCAGGAGCAGCGCCGCGCCGTTGGGCAGGAGCTCAACCAGCTCAAGCAGCTGGCCCTGGCCCGCTTCGAAGGCCGCCAGCAGGAGTTGGAGGCCGCCACGGCCACCGCCCCCGCCGACCCCACCTTCGACTACACGCTGCCCGCCGTGCCGCAGGCTCTGGGCACGCGCCACCCGCTGAGCGTGGTGCGCGAGGAAATCGTGCGGATTCTGGCCCGTATCGGCTTCAACGTAGCCGAGGGGCCCGAAATTGAGGACGACTGGCACAACTTCACGGCCCTCAACTTCCCCGAAAACCACCCCGCCCGCGACATGCAGGACACCTTCTTCGTGCGCCGCACGCCCAGCGAGCAGGAGTGGGTGCTGCGCACGCACACCAGCCCCGTGCAGGTGCGCGTGATGCAGGCGCAGAAGCCCCCGATTCGCAGCATCATGCCCGGCCGCGTGTACCGCAACGAAGCTATTTCGGCCCGCGCCCACATGATGTTCCATCAGGTGGAGGCGCTGTTCGTGGATGAAAACGTGAGCTTCGCTGACCTCAAGCAGACCGTGTACCACTTCGTGCAGGAGCTGTTCGGCAACGATGTGCAGGTGCGCTTCCGCCCATCCTTCTTCCCCTTCACCGAGCCCAGCGCCGAAATCGACATCACCTGCCTGATTTGCAAAGGCAAGGGCTGCAACATCTGCAAAGGCACCGGCTGGGTGGAAATCGGGGGCTGCGGCATGGTCGATCCGGCCGTGCTGGAGCAGTCCGGCATCGACCCGGAGCGCTACTCCGGCTACGCCTGGGGCATGGGCATCGAGCGGATTACGATGCTCAAGTACCAGATCAAGGACCTGCGCCTGTTCACGGAAAACGATATGCGCTTCCTGCGGCAGTTCGAGAGCGTGCAATAA
- a CDS encoding Rieske (2Fe-2S) protein: protein MNPAHLFSSANSLPRWRALVGLLAFAGPLPLASCDSGSNAVEPQIPLVAFNSPINLTNQEYVTLRADNGAAYVAGGVRGLIVVRQNASTYVAFERNCPYRANDTCARVRIDASRLFLRDACCASQFDLLGRPQAGPATRPLRQYTTSLSGSILTITN, encoded by the coding sequence ATGAACCCAGCCCACCTCTTTTCCTCCGCCAACTCTTTGCCGCGTTGGCGCGCCCTTGTAGGGCTGCTGGCCTTTGCCGGGCCGCTGCCCCTGGCTTCTTGCGACTCCGGCTCCAACGCAGTGGAGCCCCAGATTCCGCTGGTGGCCTTCAACTCGCCCATCAACCTCACCAACCAGGAGTACGTGACCCTGCGCGCCGACAACGGCGCGGCCTACGTAGCGGGCGGCGTGCGTGGCTTGATTGTGGTGCGCCAGAATGCCAGCACCTACGTGGCCTTCGAGCGCAACTGCCCCTATCGCGCCAATGACACCTGCGCCCGGGTCCGCATCGATGCGTCGCGGCTGTTTCTGCGCGACGCCTGCTGCGCCTCCCAGTTCGACCTGCTGGGCCGCCCGCAGGCCGGTCCGGCTACCCGTCCGCTGCGCCAGTACACAACTTCTTTGTCTGGTAGTATCCTGACAATCACGAACTAG
- a CDS encoding T9SS type A sorting domain-containing protein, translating into MSGLREGARSGHRPYLYGITSTRAVSGCATCAGVPQTLTLAPNPGTGVFRVLDANGQPVYVTSTVHNTLGKVVQHLNGQNTVDLQAQPAGIYLLKLAAAHGAKLLRVVKE; encoded by the coding sequence GTGAGCGGCCTGCGTGAAGGGGCCCGCTCGGGCCACCGCCCTTACCTGTATGGCATCACCAGTACTCGGGCCGTGAGCGGCTGCGCCACCTGTGCCGGTGTGCCGCAGACGCTGACATTGGCGCCCAACCCGGGTACCGGCGTATTTCGGGTGCTGGATGCAAACGGCCAGCCGGTGTACGTAACGAGTACGGTGCACAACACGCTGGGCAAAGTCGTGCAGCATCTTAACGGCCAGAACACAGTAGATCTGCAGGCCCAGCCGGCCGGTATCTACCTGCTGAAGCTTGCTGCAGCACACGGCGCTAAGTTGCTGCGCGTAGTGAAGGAATAG
- a CDS encoding sterol desaturase family protein yields the protein MNQTAPAAPTPDVKSSPIAPAQAVKPKHKGSAQLFQNPVLERLTHTHIAGPLSIFFGVAGVSLYYSLSRGLLSGLSAFGLFLGGWFLFTLAEYLMHRYVYHLKANTPRKAKFQYTMHGVHHEYPKDKTRLAMPPILTVFVASLLFFIFRFTFGNAGFGILAGFVFGYALYLFVHYAIHVYSPPKNFLKVWWHHHAQHHYRQDEIAFGVSTTLWDHIIGTMPPEKKS from the coding sequence ATGAATCAGACTGCGCCTGCTGCTCCGACTCCTGATGTTAAATCCAGCCCCATTGCCCCGGCGCAAGCCGTAAAGCCCAAGCACAAGGGCTCGGCGCAGCTGTTTCAGAACCCGGTGCTGGAACGCCTCACGCACACTCACATTGCCGGGCCGCTCAGCATTTTCTTTGGCGTGGCGGGCGTGAGCCTCTACTACAGCCTGAGCCGCGGCCTGCTGTCGGGCCTGTCGGCGTTCGGGCTGTTTCTGGGCGGGTGGTTCCTGTTTACGCTGGCCGAATACCTGATGCACCGCTACGTGTACCACCTTAAGGCCAACACGCCCCGCAAGGCCAAGTTTCAGTACACCATGCACGGCGTGCATCACGAGTACCCCAAAGACAAGACGCGCCTGGCCATGCCGCCCATCCTGACGGTGTTCGTGGCGTCGCTGCTGTTCTTCATCTTCCGCTTCACGTTCGGCAATGCCGGCTTCGGCATCCTGGCGGGCTTCGTGTTCGGCTATGCGCTGTACCTGTTCGTGCACTACGCCATTCATGTGTACTCGCCGCCGAAGAACTTCCTGAAAGTATGGTGGCACCACCATGCCCAGCACCACTACCGGCAAGACGAAATTGCCTTTGGTGTAAGCACCACACTCTGGGACCACATCATCGGCACGATGCCGCCGGAAAAGAAAAGCTAG
- a CDS encoding shikimate kinase, whose protein sequence is MASEPELQRLYLIGMPGAGKTTLGRGLAVAYELPFLDLDEEIVRREGRSVADIFAAEGEDYFREREAATLREIQQQPGRFVLATGGGTPCFHHNLEDLLADGPVLYLEVPVAELAARILAAAAQRPLLAGLPDRAALISRLDETLRYRKRFYDRAPLRCTADACTLDNVRRLLAQYLPLA, encoded by the coding sequence ATGGCCTCCGAACCTGAGCTGCAGCGTCTATATCTGATTGGCATGCCCGGTGCCGGCAAAACCACGCTGGGCCGCGGCCTGGCGGTGGCCTACGAGCTGCCGTTTCTGGACCTCGACGAGGAAATTGTGCGCCGGGAAGGCCGCAGCGTGGCCGATATTTTCGCGGCCGAAGGCGAAGACTATTTCCGCGAGCGGGAAGCCGCCACGCTGCGCGAAATACAGCAGCAGCCCGGCCGCTTCGTGCTGGCCACCGGCGGCGGCACGCCCTGCTTCCACCACAACCTAGAGGACCTGCTCGCCGATGGCCCGGTGCTGTACCTGGAGGTGCCCGTAGCGGAGCTGGCGGCGCGCATTCTGGCGGCGGCGGCGCAGCGCCCCCTGCTGGCCGGCCTGCCCGACCGCGCCGCCCTGATTAGCCGCCTGGATGAAACCTTGCGCTACCGAAAGCGGTTTTACGACCGCGCACCGTTACGCTGCACCGCTGACGCCTGCACCCTGGACAACGTCCGGCGGCTGCTGGCGCAGTACCTGCCCCTGGCTTAA
- a CDS encoding ABC transporter permease → MLIFLLRRLGHGLLILAGVALTVFFLFQVLPGDPVALLAGQRSDAATRAAIAADLGLDQPLPAQLLGYLNDVSPLGLHPRDSAGTAKYGGLALLPLGERAVVLKTPYLRRSFQSNKEVLTILLDHFTGTLWLALAAMLLAAVLGITFGVVAALKPHTWLDRLLITTSVLGISVPSFVAAILIAITFGFYWSRWTGLNLTGQLFETDAFTGRHLVLRNLLLPAFALGIRPLAVITQLTRSSMLDVLGQDYIRTARAKGLSGYRTVVGHALKNALNPVVTAVSGWLASLMAGAFFIEYIFNWKGLGTVTLRAVENLDFPVVMGATIFIAALFVVVNIAVDVLYAVLDPRVKLTS, encoded by the coding sequence ATGCTCATCTTCCTTCTGCGCCGGCTGGGGCATGGCCTGCTGATTCTGGCGGGCGTGGCCCTCACGGTGTTCTTCCTGTTTCAGGTGCTGCCCGGCGACCCGGTGGCCCTGCTGGCCGGCCAGCGCTCCGACGCCGCCACCCGCGCCGCCATTGCCGCCGACCTGGGCCTCGACCAGCCGCTGCCCGCGCAGCTGCTCGGCTACCTCAACGACGTGTCGCCGCTGGGGCTGCACCCGCGCGACTCGGCGGGCACGGCCAAGTACGGTGGCCTTGCGCTGCTGCCGCTGGGCGAGCGGGCCGTGGTGCTGAAAACGCCGTATCTGCGGCGATCTTTCCAAAGCAACAAAGAGGTGCTTACCATCCTGCTCGACCACTTCACGGGCACGCTGTGGCTGGCGCTGGCGGCCATGCTGCTGGCGGCTGTGCTGGGCATTACGTTCGGGGTGGTAGCCGCCCTTAAGCCGCACACCTGGCTGGATAGGCTGCTGATTACCACGTCGGTGCTGGGTATTTCGGTGCCTTCGTTTGTGGCCGCCATCCTGATTGCCATTACGTTCGGCTTCTATTGGAGCCGCTGGACCGGCCTCAACCTCACGGGGCAGCTTTTCGAAACCGACGCCTTCACGGGTCGCCACCTGGTGCTGCGCAACCTGCTGCTGCCCGCCTTCGCGCTCGGCATCCGGCCGCTGGCCGTCATCACGCAGCTCACCCGCTCCAGCATGCTCGATGTGCTGGGCCAGGACTACATCCGCACGGCGCGGGCCAAGGGCCTGTCGGGCTACCGCACGGTGGTAGGCCACGCCCTCAAAAACGCCCTGAACCCGGTAGTAACGGCCGTGTCGGGCTGGCTGGCTTCATTGATGGCGGGCGCCTTCTTTATCGAGTATATCTTCAACTGGAAGGGCCTGGGCACCGTCACGCTGCGGGCCGTGGAAAACCTGGATTTCCCGGTGGTGATGGGCGCCACCATCTTCATTGCGGCCCTGTTTGTAGTCGTGAACATTGCCGTGGACGTGCTCTACGCCGTGCTCGATCCGCGCGTAAAACTGACTTCTTAA
- a CDS encoding BT_3928 family protein, which yields MKLVTKVCWLLLGALFIFSGLIKLNDPVGTALKLEEYFEVFAEDFGSFFLFFKDYARTMSIVLSSLEVVLGVALLLRWMLNKTLWVLLALLVFFGFLTFYSAAFNKVTDCGCFGDFIKLTPWQSFSKDVVLLGLWAVVFFNQRFLRYSFAKGQLGVMYITLASAVAIGIGVRALGHLPYFDFLPYKVGNNIGQLMKPREQARYQYVMERNGETKTFDQYPTDSTWKYKSMESLNPEASKPVITDFEVSDVEGNSYTQELLKGNKLVLIVQNTNKTDRERFKAINALMEAAGKSRRNIQSLTITSTSPPKFDSFRHDVNLPGPYYFADATVLKSMIRSNPGLMVLQDGVVKAKYHYHDIPDLYKIEKLF from the coding sequence ATGAAATTAGTTACGAAAGTCTGCTGGCTGCTGCTGGGGGCGCTGTTCATCTTCTCGGGGCTCATCAAGCTCAACGACCCGGTGGGCACAGCCCTGAAGCTGGAAGAGTACTTCGAGGTGTTTGCCGAGGATTTCGGCAGCTTTTTTCTGTTTTTCAAAGACTACGCCCGGACGATGAGCATCGTGCTCAGCTCGCTGGAAGTGGTGCTGGGCGTAGCGCTGCTGCTGCGCTGGATGCTCAACAAAACGCTGTGGGTGCTGCTGGCGCTGCTGGTGTTTTTTGGCTTCCTCACGTTCTACTCGGCGGCCTTCAACAAAGTCACGGACTGCGGCTGCTTCGGCGACTTCATCAAGCTCACGCCCTGGCAGTCGTTTAGCAAGGATGTGGTGCTGCTGGGGCTGTGGGCCGTGGTGTTCTTCAACCAGCGCTTTCTGCGCTACAGCTTCGCCAAGGGCCAGCTGGGCGTGATGTACATCACGCTGGCTTCGGCCGTGGCTATTGGCATCGGGGTGCGCGCCCTGGGCCACCTGCCGTACTTCGATTTCCTGCCCTACAAGGTCGGCAACAACATCGGGCAACTGATGAAGCCCCGCGAGCAGGCGCGCTACCAATATGTGATGGAGCGCAACGGCGAAACCAAAACCTTCGACCAATACCCCACCGACTCGACATGGAAGTACAAGAGCATGGAGTCGTTGAATCCGGAAGCGTCGAAGCCGGTTATTACGGACTTTGAGGTGTCGGATGTGGAGGGCAACTCCTACACGCAGGAGCTGCTGAAAGGCAACAAGCTAGTGCTCATCGTGCAGAATACCAACAAAACCGACCGGGAGCGTTTCAAGGCCATCAATGCCCTGATGGAAGCCGCCGGCAAGTCGCGCCGCAACATCCAGTCGCTCACCATCACCAGCACCAGCCCGCCCAAGTTCGACTCGTTCCGCCACGACGTGAACCTGCCCGGCCCCTACTACTTCGCCGACGCCACCGTGCTCAAGTCCATGATTCGCTCCAACCCCGGCCTGATGGTGCTGCAGGACGGCGTGGTGAAAGCCAAATACCACTACCACGACATCCCCGATCTGTACAAGATCGAGAAGCTGTTTTAA
- a CDS encoding DUF1599 domain-containing protein codes for MENQTQHEYDQVIAQCRALFVAKTHDYGTAWRIMRLPSITDQIYIKAQRIRSIQEKGRQLVEDGVDGEFVAIVNYCVMALMQLRLPADAPLELEPNAVAAAYDEQTAENRRLLFAKNHDYGEAWRQMRIESITDIILMKLHRTKQIEDLAGATRVSEGVEANYRDMLNYAVFVLIKKGFGVSAA; via the coding sequence TTGGAGAATCAAACCCAGCACGAGTACGACCAAGTGATTGCGCAGTGCCGCGCCCTGTTTGTGGCCAAAACGCACGACTACGGCACGGCCTGGCGCATCATGCGCCTGCCCAGCATCACCGACCAGATTTACATCAAGGCCCAGCGCATCCGCAGCATTCAAGAGAAAGGCCGCCAACTGGTCGAGGACGGCGTGGACGGGGAGTTCGTGGCCATCGTCAACTACTGCGTGATGGCCCTGATGCAGCTGCGCCTGCCCGCCGACGCCCCACTGGAGCTGGAGCCCAACGCCGTGGCCGCCGCTTACGACGAGCAGACTGCCGAAAACCGCCGCCTGCTGTTCGCCAAAAACCACGACTACGGGGAAGCCTGGCGCCAGATGCGCATCGAAAGCATTACCGACATTATCCTGATGAAGCTGCACCGCACCAAGCAGATCGAGGACCTGGCCGGCGCCACGCGCGTGTCGGAAGGGGTGGAGGCCAACTACCGCGACATGCTCAACTACGCTGTGTTTGTGCTGATCAAGAAGGGGTTCGGCGTTTCGGCGGCGTAG
- the folP gene encoding dihydropteroate synthase, whose product MLQAPQDTCFPAAQTLRCPGGRLLDLRRPQVMGILNLTPDSFFEGSRIETETDLLRRAETMLTAGAAVLDLGGYSSRPGAEHISEDEEKRRLLPAVEAVHRAFPEALLSVDTFRAGVAAEAVAAGAAILNDISGGTLDTDMLPTAGRLGVPYILMHMRGTPQNMTQHIHYEGDLVLELVRYFRDKLAVLRQHGVTDVVLDPGFGFAKTPAQSHELLRRLPELRVLGLPILAGLSRKSMVYKPLGLTPDAALTGTVAVNTLALLNGAQLLRVHDVAEAVQTVQLVSNTFPPFPS is encoded by the coding sequence ATGCTCCAGGCCCCGCAAGATACGTGTTTCCCCGCTGCGCAAACCCTGCGCTGCCCCGGTGGGCGCCTGCTCGATCTGCGTCGGCCGCAGGTGATGGGCATCCTCAACCTCACCCCTGACTCGTTCTTCGAGGGCAGCCGCATCGAAACCGAAACCGACCTGCTGCGCCGCGCCGAAACCATGCTCACGGCTGGGGCCGCCGTGCTGGATCTGGGCGGCTACTCCTCGCGCCCCGGCGCCGAGCACATTTCGGAAGACGAGGAAAAGCGCCGCCTGCTGCCCGCCGTGGAAGCCGTGCACCGCGCCTTCCCTGAGGCGTTGCTGTCGGTGGATACGTTCCGGGCCGGCGTGGCGGCCGAGGCCGTAGCGGCCGGCGCCGCCATCCTCAACGACATCAGCGGCGGCACCCTCGATACCGACATGCTGCCCACCGCCGGCCGGCTGGGCGTGCCTTACATCCTGATGCATATGCGCGGCACGCCCCAAAACATGACCCAGCACATCCACTACGAGGGCGACCTGGTACTGGAGCTGGTGCGCTACTTCCGCGACAAGCTGGCCGTGCTGCGCCAGCACGGCGTCACGGACGTGGTGCTCGACCCCGGCTTTGGCTTTGCTAAAACCCCGGCCCAGAGCCACGAGTTGCTGCGCCGCCTGCCCGAGCTGCGGGTGCTGGGTTTGCCGATTCTGGCGGGGCTCTCCCGCAAAAGCATGGTGTATAAGCCGCTGGGCCTCACGCCCGACGCGGCCCTCACGGGCACGGTGGCCGTGAACACGCTGGCCCTGCTCAACGGGGCCCAGCTGCTGCGCGTACACGACGTGGCTGAGGCCGTGCAGACCGTACAGCTCGTTTCCAATACTTTTCCCCCGTTTCCGTCGTGA
- the cdaA gene encoding diadenylate cyclase CdaA: protein MIGSFSIGFLRIGWIDVVDVLLVTVLFYQLYKLLTGSVALKIFLGFMSIYLFYLVVKAAGMELLTSILGQFMSVGVLAGIILFQQEIRRFLLNIGKATAFERMRMFPWRRDTDNAERLNVTPFVEAAKSLAGKQTGALIAFSLASDLKPFADTGDLIDAAVSKRLLLSIFNKTSPLHDGAVIISRGRIKAARCILPVSENPDVPAALGLRHRAAIGLTEVTDAVVLVVSEETGQISLVRGGEVFRNLAPADLRARLNEFLFDAAPKPAAPAGATTAEVAA, encoded by the coding sequence GTGATTGGCTCGTTCTCCATCGGCTTCCTGCGCATCGGCTGGATAGACGTCGTGGACGTGCTGCTGGTCACGGTGCTGTTTTATCAGCTGTATAAGCTGCTGACGGGCAGCGTCGCGCTGAAGATTTTTCTGGGCTTTATGTCCATCTACCTGTTTTACCTGGTAGTGAAGGCGGCTGGCATGGAGCTGCTGACCAGCATTCTGGGGCAGTTTATGAGCGTGGGCGTGCTGGCCGGCATCATTTTGTTTCAGCAGGAAATCCGGCGGTTTCTGCTCAACATCGGCAAGGCTACGGCCTTTGAGCGGATGCGCATGTTTCCGTGGCGCCGCGACACCGACAACGCCGAACGCCTCAACGTGACGCCCTTCGTGGAAGCCGCTAAGAGCCTGGCCGGCAAGCAAACCGGCGCCCTCATTGCCTTCAGCCTAGCCTCCGACCTCAAGCCCTTCGCCGACACCGGCGACCTGATTGATGCGGCCGTGAGCAAACGCCTGCTGCTGAGCATCTTCAACAAAACCAGCCCGTTGCACGATGGCGCCGTCATCATCAGCCGGGGCCGCATTAAGGCGGCGCGCTGCATTCTGCCCGTGAGCGAAAACCCCGACGTGCCCGCCGCCCTCGGCTTGCGGCACCGCGCCGCCATCGGCCTGACGGAAGTAACCGACGCCGTGGTGCTGGTGGTGAGCGAGGAAACCGGCCAGATTTCGCTGGTGCGCGGCGGCGAAGTCTTCCGCAACCTCGCCCCCGCCGACCTGCGCGCCCGCCTCAACGAGTTCCTGTTCGACGCCGCGCCCAAGCCAGCCGCGCCGGCTGGTGCTACAACAGCGGAAGTAGCAGCGTAG
- the kbl gene encoding glycine C-acetyltransferase — protein sequence MYTTLQPDLQQQLQEIKDAGLYKKERVITSPQGAEIETAEAGEVLNFCANNYLGLSSHPEVIKAAKEAIDTHGYGMSSVRFICGTQDIHKQLEAKLAEFLGTEDTILYAAAFDANGGVFEPLFNEQDAIISDALNHASIIDGVRLCKAQRYRYAHNDMEDLEKQLQDAKEKGTRHRIIVTDGSFSMDGTIARLDAICDLADKYQALVMVDECHSTGFLGKTGRGTHEMRGVMGRVDIITGTLGKALGGAMGGFTTGRKEIIDMLRQRSRPYLFSNTLAPAIVGASLRVLELLTESTQLRDQLEENTTYFREQMTAAGFDIKPGEHPIVPVMLYDAKLSQEFAARMLEKGIYVVGFYFPVVPKGQARIRVQLSAAHTRAQLDKAIAAFIEVGKELEVLK from the coding sequence ATGTACACCACCCTTCAGCCCGATCTTCAGCAGCAGCTTCAGGAAATTAAAGACGCCGGCCTCTACAAGAAGGAGCGGGTGATTACCTCGCCCCAGGGCGCCGAAATTGAAACCGCCGAGGCGGGTGAGGTGCTGAACTTCTGCGCCAACAACTACCTGGGCCTGTCGTCGCACCCCGAGGTAATCAAAGCCGCCAAAGAAGCCATTGATACCCACGGCTACGGCATGTCGTCGGTGCGCTTTATCTGCGGCACCCAAGATATCCACAAGCAACTCGAAGCCAAGTTGGCCGAGTTCCTAGGCACTGAGGACACCATCCTGTACGCGGCGGCCTTCGACGCCAACGGCGGCGTGTTCGAACCTCTGTTCAACGAGCAGGACGCCATTATTTCGGATGCCCTCAACCACGCCTCCATCATCGACGGGGTGCGCCTGTGCAAGGCCCAGCGTTACCGCTACGCCCACAACGACATGGAAGACCTGGAAAAGCAGCTCCAGGATGCCAAGGAGAAGGGCACCCGCCACCGCATCATCGTAACGGACGGCTCGTTCTCCATGGACGGCACCATTGCCCGCCTCGACGCCATCTGCGACCTGGCCGACAAGTACCAGGCCCTGGTGATGGTGGACGAGTGCCACAGCACCGGCTTCCTGGGCAAAACCGGCCGCGGCACCCACGAAATGCGGGGCGTTATGGGCCGCGTCGACATCATCACGGGCACGCTGGGCAAGGCGCTGGGCGGCGCTATGGGCGGCTTCACCACGGGCCGCAAGGAAATTATCGACATGCTGCGCCAGCGCAGCCGGCCTTACCTGTTCAGCAACACTCTCGCGCCCGCCATTGTGGGCGCCAGCCTGCGCGTGCTGGAGCTGCTCACCGAAAGCACCCAGCTCCGCGACCAGCTCGAAGAAAACACCACCTACTTCCGCGAGCAGATGACAGCCGCCGGCTTCGACATCAAGCCCGGCGAGCACCCTATCGTGCCCGTCATGCTCTACGACGCCAAGTTGAGCCAGGAGTTTGCGGCCCGCATGCTGGAAAAAGGCATCTACGTGGTAGGCTTCTACTTCCCAGTGGTGCCCAAGGGCCAGGCCCGCATCCGGGTGCAGCTGAGTGCCGCCCACACCCGCGCTCAACTCGACAAAGCCATTGCCGCCTTCATTGAAGTAGGCAAGGAGCTGGAAGTGCTGAAGTAA